Proteins from a genomic interval of Methanofollis formosanus:
- the ribC gene encoding riboflavin synthase: MKVGVADTTFARVNMGAIAVDELKRHASVAIERSTVPGFKDLPVACKILIEERGCDIVIALGMPGGQEKDKLCAHEASQGLMLAQLMTNHHIIEVFVHEDEARDERELAWLAERRTREHAVNAVNLVLRPDVLTRMAGTGQRQGFEDVGPARQ, translated from the coding sequence ATGAAGGTCGGGGTTGCCGACACCACCTTTGCACGCGTCAACATGGGCGCGATCGCCGTCGACGAGCTGAAGCGGCACGCCAGCGTGGCGATCGAACGCTCTACGGTCCCCGGGTTCAAGGACCTCCCGGTGGCCTGCAAGATACTCATCGAAGAGCGGGGCTGCGACATCGTCATCGCCCTCGGGATGCCGGGCGGGCAGGAGAAGGACAAACTCTGCGCCCACGAAGCCTCCCAGGGCTTGATGCTCGCTCAACTGATGACCAACCACCACATCATCGAGGTCTTCGTCCACGAGGACGAGGCCAGGGACGAACGGGAACTTGCCTGGCTTGCCGAACGGCGGACACGGGAACATGCCGTGAACGCCGTGAACCTCGTCCTCCGCCCCGACGTGCTGACCAGGATGGCCGGCACCGGGCAGCGGCAGGGCTTCGAGGACGTCGGCCCGGCCAGGCAGTAG
- a CDS encoding flavodoxin family protein — translation MKVLGISGSMRKDGNTAQLVRYILAKVQATGIETEFVSFTGRTIKPCTGCEQCKETKWCVVEGDDWADLARKMLEAEVVVLGSPTYYYDVNGQMKNFIDRTYSLFHDRKLAGRSAVAVTVCADRGCERSLETIEGFLNTHHFSYLGHVCGKAYAPGEIMTDVRAVKKADGVAQKIVNLLQPRD, via the coding sequence ATGAAGGTCCTCGGCATCTCAGGGAGCATGAGAAAGGACGGGAACACCGCCCAGCTTGTCAGGTACATCCTCGCAAAGGTCCAGGCAACCGGTATCGAGACCGAATTCGTCTCTTTTACGGGCAGGACGATCAAGCCCTGCACCGGGTGCGAGCAGTGCAAGGAAACAAAATGGTGTGTCGTCGAGGGCGACGACTGGGCCGACCTTGCCCGGAAGATGCTTGAGGCCGAGGTGGTCGTCCTCGGGTCGCCGACCTATTACTATGACGTCAACGGCCAGATGAAGAATTTCATCGACCGCACGTACTCGCTCTTCCATGACCGAAAACTCGCGGGACGGAGCGCGGTGGCGGTGACCGTCTGCGCCGACCGCGGCTGTGAACGTTCGCTCGAGACGATCGAGGGGTTCCTGAACACCCACCACTTCTCGTACCTCGGCCATGTCTGCGGGAAAGCCTATGCACCGGGTGAGATCATGACCGATGTGAGGGCGGTGAAGAAGGCCGACGGGGTCGCGCAAAAGATCGTCAACCTCCTCCAGCCGAGGGACTGA
- a CDS encoding MBL fold metallo-hydrolase, which yields MPVVWLPGEGFLANSYICGEVLIDAGVFPMAVAPYAEEITAIVLTHTHYDHTAHLKELRDLCHAGVCVHALDVRGLVDDGPSLAPLFVARPPGIAPDRLLEDGDRIGDLEIIHTPGHTPGGISLYHQEEKALFCGDTVFPGGSFGRYDFPGGDRVALSRSVERLAALEVEGLYPGHGEPVREGGGRHVRASALALRGS from the coding sequence ATGCCAGTCGTCTGGTTGCCAGGAGAGGGATTCCTCGCGAACAGTTACATCTGCGGCGAGGTGCTCATCGACGCCGGGGTCTTCCCCATGGCCGTCGCGCCCTATGCAGAAGAGATCACCGCAATCGTGCTCACCCATACGCACTACGACCACACCGCCCACCTGAAAGAGCTCAGAGACCTCTGCCATGCCGGGGTCTGCGTCCATGCTCTCGATGTCAGGGGGCTCGTCGACGACGGTCCGAGTCTTGCCCCGCTCTTCGTGGCCCGGCCTCCCGGGATCGCCCCCGACCGTCTGCTCGAGGACGGCGACCGGATCGGCGACCTCGAGATCATCCACACCCCAGGCCACACGCCGGGCGGGATCTCGCTGTACCATCAAGAGGAGAAGGCCCTCTTCTGCGGGGACACCGTCTTTCCCGGCGGGTCCTTTGGGCGCTACGACTTCCCCGGCGGCGACCGCGTCGCGTTGAGCAGGTCGGTCGAGCGGCTTGCGGCCCTGGAGGTGGAAGGACTGTACCCCGGCCATGGCGAACCGGTGCGGGAAGGGGGCGGGCGGCATGTCAGGGCGTCGGCTCTCGCTCTCCGGGGCAGTTGA
- a CDS encoding signal peptidase I, whose product MSDRAARKPGLIEQIRTSKHPAVAIGRDIAWAVAVVAGIALVLFLVSGTWPAVVAIESGSMIPNMNIGDLVFVSAPDRFGTFQTWEDGQVSGYMKYNDYGDVVIYRPNGADSVNPIIHRALMWVEANQTVMLPLQNGQTVEYTAPHEGYITMGDNNPAPDQLSVYREIGGQIEPVKKEWVVGKALFAIPFLGYLPLHIFEVAVVLIVLMFIYDFLVERRKEQK is encoded by the coding sequence ATGTCTGACAGAGCGGCCCGGAAACCCGGTTTGATCGAACAGATCAGGACAAGCAAGCACCCTGCCGTCGCCATCGGCCGGGACATCGCCTGGGCAGTCGCGGTTGTTGCAGGGATCGCCCTGGTCCTCTTCCTGGTCTCTGGCACCTGGCCCGCGGTGGTGGCGATCGAGTCAGGGAGCATGATTCCGAACATGAACATCGGCGACCTGGTCTTTGTCTCCGCCCCGGACCGGTTCGGCACCTTCCAGACGTGGGAGGACGGCCAGGTCTCGGGATACATGAAGTACAACGACTACGGTGACGTGGTCATCTACCGGCCCAACGGCGCCGACTCTGTCAACCCGATCATCCATCGTGCGCTCATGTGGGTCGAAGCGAACCAGACCGTAATGTTGCCTCTCCAGAATGGGCAGACCGTCGAGTATACTGCTCCGCACGAGGGCTATATCACGATGGGAGATAACAACCCGGCACCTGATCAACTCTCGGTCTATCGTGAGATCGGTGGGCAGATCGAACCGGTGAAGAAGGAATGGGTGGTCGGCAAGGCCCTCTTTGCGATCCCCTTCCTTGGCTACCTCCCCCTCCATATCTTTGAGGTGGCCGTCGTCCTGATCGTCCTGATGTTCATCTACGACTTCCTGGTCGAGCGCCGGAAAGAACAGAAATAA
- the purE gene encoding 5-(carboxyamino)imidazole ribonucleotide mutase — protein sequence MPDVAVITGSASDSAIAEKATHILAEYGITYDVQVISAHRDPERLDEYVKASDAKVFICIAGMSAALPGVVASKTKKPVIGVPVSGKLLGGLDALLSVVQMPRGVPVACVAVDGGENAAHLAARILGVT from the coding sequence ATGCCAGATGTTGCGGTCATCACCGGATCGGCCTCGGACAGCGCAATCGCCGAGAAGGCCACGCATATACTCGCCGAATATGGGATCACCTATGACGTTCAGGTGATCTCGGCCCATCGGGATCCCGAGCGCCTGGACGAGTATGTGAAGGCCTCCGATGCGAAGGTCTTCATCTGCATCGCGGGCATGTCGGCGGCCCTCCCCGGCGTCGTCGCGTCGAAGACGAAGAAGCCGGTGATCGGGGTGCCGGTCTCGGGCAAACTGCTCGGCGGCCTCGATGCTCTGCTCTCGGTGGTGCAGATGCCCAGGGGCGTGCCGGTCGCGTGTGTCGCCGTGGACGGCGGCGAGAACGCCGCCCATCTTGCGGCACGGATCCTGGGCGTGACGTGA
- a CDS encoding pyridoxal phosphate-dependent aminotransferase, with the protein MRALSEKVGAVAPSATIEISDAAKRMKREGIDVISLSIGEPDFDTPEHIVQACCDAMKRGETHYAPSNGIPELLHAVAEKCWTENRIPCGPEQVIATCGAKSAIYEVMQACLNPGDEVILPDPAWVSYEPCVQMAGARVVHHLMDEPDFQIDDSILERVGQKTRMIVVNSPSNPAGTVLSNASLKLVADLCEDYDLLALSDEIYEKLVYGREHHSLASIGDMAERTITINGFSKAYAMTGWRLGYAVAPLPVLRQMVKVQQHSVSHPTTFVMWGGVAALTGDQSCVEAMRQEFERRRMYMLDEFGSMGYTVAPPDGAFYAFVKVEGDDMAIAREWLNEAHVAATPGTAFNAPGWMRVSYAASLETLKEAMHRIRLWKNTN; encoded by the coding sequence ATGAGAGCCCTCTCTGAGAAGGTCGGTGCCGTCGCCCCGTCGGCGACGATCGAGATATCGGACGCCGCCAAGCGGATGAAGAGAGAGGGGATAGACGTCATATCCCTCTCCATCGGCGAACCGGATTTCGATACTCCGGAACACATCGTGCAGGCCTGCTGTGACGCCATGAAGAGGGGCGAAACCCATTATGCCCCTTCCAACGGCATCCCCGAACTTCTGCACGCGGTGGCCGAGAAGTGCTGGACCGAGAACCGGATCCCCTGCGGCCCCGAGCAGGTCATCGCCACCTGCGGGGCCAAGAGTGCCATTTACGAGGTGATGCAGGCCTGTCTCAACCCCGGCGACGAGGTGATCCTTCCTGATCCCGCCTGGGTCAGTTACGAACCCTGTGTCCAGATGGCCGGCGCTCGGGTCGTCCACCACCTGATGGACGAGCCCGACTTCCAGATCGACGACTCGATCCTGGAGCGGGTGGGGCAGAAGACCAGGATGATCGTGGTCAACTCGCCCTCCAACCCGGCCGGGACCGTCCTCTCGAATGCCTCGCTGAAACTCGTCGCCGACCTCTGCGAGGATTACGACCTTCTCGCTCTCTCAGACGAGATCTACGAGAAACTCGTCTATGGCAGGGAACACCACTCCCTTGCGTCCATCGGCGACATGGCCGAGCGAACGATCACCATCAACGGCTTCTCCAAGGCCTATGCGATGACGGGGTGGCGGCTCGGCTATGCGGTGGCACCGCTGCCGGTCCTCCGCCAGATGGTCAAGGTCCAGCAGCACTCGGTCTCTCACCCGACCACCTTCGTGATGTGGGGCGGGGTGGCGGCCCTCACCGGCGACCAGTCCTGTGTTGAGGCGATGCGGCAGGAGTTCGAGCGGCGCCGGATGTACATGCTTGACGAGTTCGGTTCGATGGGCTACACGGTTGCCCCGCCCGACGGCGCTTTCTACGCCTTTGTGAAGGTGGAGGGCGACGACATGGCCATCGCCCGCGAGTGGCTCAACGAGGCGCATGTCGCCGCGACGCCGGGCACCGCCTTCAACGCGCCGGGGTGGATGCGGGTCAGCTATGCCGCATCGCTTGAGACCTTGAAAGAGGCGATGCACCGGATCAGACTCTGGAAGAATACGAATTAG
- the cofH gene encoding 5-amino-6-(D-ribitylamino)uracil--L-tyrosine 4-hydroxyphenyl transferase CofH codes for MPRDDIRTLLSDTLAGHRMTEEEALSLLTVRDRRVWEIAAAADEARQERAGETVTYVRNQNLHITNICKNLCGFCGFGRKATDPGAYLHGREEVERRARLARDRGVSEVCFLSGVHPAFDVSSYEEMIGWVHAILPDVDIHTCSPEEVVFASEQSAISTQEVLERLRAAGLGTLQGTAAEILVDEVRQVICPRKVDTATWVRVIREAHQMGIRSTATIMYGSYESEADRVRHLAVLREVQDETGGFTELVPLPFIHTNTPLYKAGIARPGTTGREDMLMFSVARLFLDNFENIQISWGKVGTRMAQLGLMAGCNDLGGTMFDDEVSTDAGAEDADYLDPSAMCRITEDLGRPLRQRTTLYELI; via the coding sequence ATGCCCAGAGACGATATCAGAACCCTACTCTCCGACACGCTTGCCGGCCACCGGATGACCGAGGAGGAGGCCCTCTCCCTCCTCACAGTCCGGGACCGGCGGGTGTGGGAGATTGCGGCGGCCGCCGACGAAGCCCGGCAGGAGCGTGCCGGGGAGACGGTCACCTACGTGCGCAACCAGAACCTCCATATCACGAATATCTGCAAGAACCTCTGTGGCTTCTGTGGCTTCGGACGGAAGGCCACCGATCCCGGCGCCTATCTCCATGGGAGAGAAGAGGTGGAGCGCCGCGCCCGTCTCGCCCGTGACCGCGGTGTCAGCGAGGTCTGTTTTCTCTCAGGCGTCCACCCGGCCTTCGACGTCTCTTCATATGAGGAGATGATCGGATGGGTCCACGCGATCCTCCCTGATGTGGACATCCACACCTGCAGTCCAGAGGAAGTGGTCTTTGCCTCGGAACAGAGCGCGATATCCACACAAGAAGTGCTGGAACGTCTCCGTGCCGCGGGCCTTGGCACCCTTCAGGGGACGGCGGCCGAGATCCTGGTCGACGAGGTGCGGCAGGTGATCTGTCCGCGGAAGGTGGACACCGCCACCTGGGTGCGGGTGATCAGGGAGGCCCATCAGATGGGGATCAGGTCGACGGCCACGATCATGTACGGGAGCTACGAGTCAGAGGCCGACCGGGTGCGGCACCTTGCGGTGCTGCGCGAGGTGCAGGACGAGACCGGTGGGTTCACCGAACTCGTCCCACTTCCCTTCATCCATACCAACACCCCGCTCTATAAGGCCGGGATTGCGAGGCCGGGTACCACCGGACGGGAGGACATGCTGATGTTTTCCGTTGCCCGTCTCTTCCTGGACAACTTCGAAAACATCCAGATCTCCTGGGGGAAGGTCGGGACCAGGATGGCGCAGCTCGGGCTCATGGCCGGGTGCAACGACCTGGGAGGCACGATGTTCGACGACGAGGTCTCCACCGACGCCGGGGCGGAGGACGCCGATTACCTCGACCCATCGGCGATGTGCCGGATCACCGAAGACCTCGGGCGCCCGTTGCGGCAGCGGACGACGCTGTATGAACTGATCTGA
- a CDS encoding PAS domain S-box protein, protein MRGRPGSGGGGGAWKGFLRVFIFVLLIFTSFTAVGAFVPDDQQNVLLLHSYYDGLSWSDDVTDGVRSVLDDPGEGVNLYIEYMDMPRVNSPGYVEGMADLFRVKYAAISFDLIICSDEYAFRFLREYHDDLFPGVPVVFCGVNYFEDSYLDDWEDCTGIVEAYDVVGTIDAALALDPDVRRVYVVNDRSETGLSNWKVVERAADIYRGRLEIVSSEGRSFDEVMGEISVLPPDTVVLLMTYYQDPDGTSYDHTEVITAVSAASPVPVYGVWDVYLGDGLVGGRLTSGKDQGTAAGEMALGILEGESASTVPVKKDLQGVYTFDYHQLQRFGLQESDLPAGSVMIHAPTSSIEIERDVLTVVLVALVILLLLVLYLGYTIRVRKKTENALRKSEEMFRGIAERSFDIIFTTDAEGRYTYLSPSFRRVTGYDPEEFVGKSYLVGLDNNWQKISDEVIDALKNGRAVEGVAVCLHAKDRTPRHLEINAAPIMVEGEMAGVQGVVRDVTERREMEQAREEAYTQIERNILQFAALGDEIRNPLSVIVGLADLNCTEEDAERIFEQARIIDAIIDRLDQGWIESEKVQAFLRKRG, encoded by the coding sequence ATGAGAGGAAGGCCCGGTTCCGGCGGTGGCGGGGGCGCCTGGAAGGGATTCCTCCGGGTTTTTATTTTTGTTCTTCTCATCTTCACTTCTTTTACTGCGGTCGGAGCGTTTGTCCCCGACGATCAGCAGAATGTCCTGCTTCTTCATTCCTATTATGACGGTCTCTCCTGGAGCGACGATGTGACAGACGGGGTGCGTTCGGTCCTGGACGATCCGGGAGAGGGCGTCAACCTGTATATCGAGTATATGGACATGCCGCGGGTGAACTCGCCGGGGTATGTGGAGGGGATGGCCGATCTCTTCAGGGTCAAGTATGCGGCGATCTCTTTTGATCTGATCATCTGCTCCGATGAGTATGCCTTCCGTTTTCTGCGCGAGTACCATGACGACCTCTTTCCGGGTGTCCCGGTCGTCTTCTGTGGTGTGAACTATTTCGAAGACTCGTACCTCGATGACTGGGAGGACTGCACCGGGATCGTCGAGGCCTACGACGTCGTCGGCACCATCGATGCCGCCCTCGCTCTCGACCCGGACGTGCGGAGAGTCTATGTCGTCAACGACCGTTCTGAGACCGGTCTTTCCAATTGGAAGGTGGTCGAGCGGGCGGCAGATATTTATCGAGGTCGTCTGGAGATCGTCTCATCGGAAGGACGGAGTTTCGATGAGGTCATGGGCGAGATCTCAGTCCTCCCGCCTGACACCGTCGTCCTCCTGATGACCTATTATCAGGATCCTGACGGCACCTCGTATGATCATACCGAGGTGATCACCGCGGTTTCGGCCGCCTCTCCGGTCCCGGTCTATGGGGTCTGGGACGTCTACCTGGGCGACGGCCTCGTCGGCGGTCGCCTCACGTCGGGAAAGGACCAGGGGACGGCGGCCGGGGAAATGGCACTGGGGATTCTTGAAGGGGAGTCGGCCTCGACGGTTCCGGTCAAAAAGGATCTTCAGGGAGTGTACACCTTTGATTATCACCAATTGCAACGCTTCGGGCTTCAGGAGTCAGACCTCCCGGCAGGGAGCGTGATGATCCATGCCCCGACATCATCTATCGAGATCGAACGGGACGTCCTGACCGTGGTGCTCGTCGCCCTTGTAATCCTTCTTCTCCTGGTCTTGTATCTTGGATATACGATCCGGGTGAGAAAAAAGACCGAAAATGCCCTGAGAAAAAGCGAGGAGATGTTCCGTGGGATTGCAGAACGCAGTTTCGACATTATCTTCACCACCGACGCCGAAGGACGGTATACCTATCTCTCTCCCTCGTTCAGGAGAGTCACCGGCTACGATCCGGAGGAATTCGTCGGGAAGTCCTACCTCGTTGGTCTCGATAATAACTGGCAGAAAATATCGGATGAAGTAATTGATGCCCTGAAAAATGGCCGGGCGGTGGAGGGTGTTGCGGTCTGCCTCCATGCGAAGGACAGGACTCCCAGGCACCTTGAGATCAATGCCGCACCGATCATGGTCGAGGGTGAGATGGCCGGGGTCCAGGGGGTGGTGCGTGACGTCACCGAGCGCCGGGAGATGGAACAGGCTCGTGAAGAAGCATATACTCAGATCGAGCGGAACATCCTCCAGTTTGCGGCTCTTGGCGACGAGATCCGAAATCCTCTCTCCGTGATCGTCGGGCTTGCCGATCTCAACTGCACCGAAGAGGATGCGGAGCGGATCTTTGAGCAGGCCAGGATCATCGATGCGATCATCGACCGTCTCGACCAGGGATGGATCGAGTCTGAGAAGGTACAGGCCTTCCTGAGAAAGCGGGGTTGA
- the thiC gene encoding phosphomethylpyrimidine synthase ThiC: protein MCVMQTLIKECLNGVPPEVEAIARDEGLSPRQAARAVTRGRITVAANPRRPHRLCAVGEGCSVKVNVNIGTSAERCDPDLEIEKAKVALANGADTLMDLSTGGDLPAIRKRILELDAPLGTVPIYEAVRRAGSAADVTADLLFKVIREHCQQGVDFLTLHCGVNLDAFADLKADPRIMGVVSRGGAFHVAMMAATGEENPLYKEYDYLLEILEESDVVVSLGDGMRPGCIYDAERLAKATEYITLGRLSRRALSAGVQRFIEGPGHMPIDEIGYNVKMIKEVCDGAPLYLLGPLVTDIAPGYDHVVGAIGGAVAAMHGADFLCMVSPSEHLALPDIDDIAEGTRVARVSAHAGDIVRLGEGASSAPDLKMAQARRRINWEEQFEAAMFGDLARKVHARDGDLDTCSMCGDLCAIKMVREALEGDEEKKD from the coding sequence ATGTGTGTTATGCAAACCCTGATCAAGGAGTGTCTCAACGGCGTCCCTCCCGAGGTCGAGGCGATCGCACGGGACGAAGGGCTCTCACCCAGGCAGGCGGCCCGTGCGGTGACGAGAGGGCGGATCACGGTTGCTGCAAATCCTCGCCGCCCACACCGTCTTTGTGCTGTCGGCGAAGGGTGCAGCGTAAAGGTGAACGTGAACATCGGCACCTCAGCGGAACGGTGCGACCCTGATCTCGAGATCGAGAAGGCGAAGGTAGCCCTTGCCAACGGCGCCGACACCCTGATGGACCTCTCGACCGGGGGCGACCTCCCGGCGATCCGGAAACGGATCCTGGAACTGGACGCACCACTCGGGACGGTCCCGATCTACGAGGCGGTGCGGCGGGCCGGTTCGGCTGCCGACGTCACCGCCGATCTCCTCTTCAAGGTCATCAGGGAGCACTGCCAGCAGGGGGTGGATTTCCTCACACTCCACTGCGGCGTGAACCTGGACGCCTTCGCCGATCTCAAGGCCGACCCAAGGATCATGGGCGTGGTCTCCAGGGGCGGGGCCTTCCATGTGGCTATGATGGCGGCGACCGGGGAGGAGAACCCGCTTTACAAGGAGTACGACTATCTCCTCGAGATCCTGGAGGAGAGCGATGTCGTCGTCTCGCTCGGCGACGGGATGCGGCCGGGGTGTATTTATGATGCCGAGCGTCTTGCCAAGGCGACCGAGTACATCACCCTTGGCCGTCTCTCGAGACGTGCGCTTTCTGCCGGGGTCCAGCGTTTCATCGAGGGGCCGGGACACATGCCCATCGACGAGATCGGGTATAATGTCAAGATGATCAAGGAGGTCTGCGACGGGGCGCCGCTGTACCTCCTCGGTCCCCTGGTCACCGACATCGCACCCGGCTATGACCATGTGGTCGGGGCGATCGGCGGGGCGGTGGCGGCGATGCACGGCGCCGACTTCCTCTGTATGGTCTCGCCGAGCGAGCACCTCGCCCTGCCCGACATCGACGATATCGCCGAAGGTACCCGGGTGGCGCGGGTCTCCGCTCACGCAGGCGACATCGTCAGGCTCGGAGAAGGGGCTTCATCGGCGCCCGACCTCAAGATGGCCCAGGCCCGCCGACGTATCAACTGGGAGGAGCAGTTCGAGGCGGCGATGTTCGGCGACCTGGCCCGGAAGGTCCACGCCCGTGACGGGGACCTGGACACCTGCTCGATGTGCGGCGATCTCTGCGCGATCAAGATGGTGCGCGAGGCTCTGGAAGGGGACGAAGAGAAAAAAGACTGA
- a CDS encoding pyridoxal-phosphate-dependent aminotransferase family protein — translation MEDVRLLMLPGPVPLPERVLQAMMRQAINHRGPEFGAAYTESVEVLKTCFGTENEVFILSGSGTAGMDAAISNFGKGKKIASLVNGKFGDRLYEIASRNGDATGIASEWGTPVDLAALEEALENGAEMVTMVHNETSAGILNPAKEVGRLARKHDALFVMDGVTSVGGDEVLADEWGVDVAIVGSQKCLAAPAGLAAVAVSDRAWDRIVEDRPYYLDLASYRKSAHKEPMQTPYTPAVPLFLGLHESLMMIKEEGMEARVARHHRMSASVRAAVAAWGLEMFPQLDEHSAYSNTVTAVRMPEGVADADVRGTVKKMGIEIAGGQDHLKGKIFRIGSMGAVSAPEILATLAAVQHALRKAGVAGVGDGVEAAAEVLNP, via the coding sequence ATGGAAGACGTACGACTCCTGATGCTGCCGGGCCCGGTCCCGCTCCCTGAACGGGTGCTCCAGGCCATGATGCGTCAGGCCATCAACCACCGCGGTCCCGAGTTCGGCGCCGCGTATACCGAAAGCGTCGAAGTTCTGAAAACGTGCTTTGGGACGGAGAACGAGGTCTTTATCCTCAGTGGGTCGGGCACCGCCGGCATGGACGCCGCGATCTCCAACTTCGGGAAGGGCAAGAAGATCGCCTCGCTGGTCAACGGAAAGTTTGGCGACCGTCTCTACGAGATTGCATCACGCAACGGCGATGCAACCGGGATCGCCTCTGAGTGGGGAACCCCGGTCGACCTCGCCGCCCTCGAGGAAGCCCTTGAGAACGGCGCCGAGATGGTGACGATGGTCCACAACGAGACCTCCGCCGGTATCCTCAACCCGGCGAAGGAAGTCGGACGGCTTGCCCGCAAGCATGACGCCCTCTTTGTGATGGACGGCGTCACCTCGGTCGGCGGCGACGAAGTCCTCGCCGACGAGTGGGGAGTCGACGTCGCGATCGTCGGATCGCAGAAGTGCCTCGCCGCACCGGCAGGCCTTGCTGCTGTTGCGGTCTCAGACCGGGCATGGGACCGGATCGTCGAAGATCGGCCGTACTATCTCGACCTTGCGTCGTACCGGAAGAGCGCCCACAAGGAGCCGATGCAGACCCCGTACACCCCGGCCGTGCCGCTCTTCCTCGGGCTCCACGAGTCCCTGATGATGATCAAGGAAGAAGGTATGGAAGCCAGGGTCGCCAGGCACCACAGGATGTCGGCTTCGGTCCGCGCCGCCGTCGCCGCCTGGGGGCTCGAGATGTTCCCGCAGCTCGACGAACACTCGGCCTATTCGAACACCGTCACCGCGGTGCGGATGCCCGAAGGCGTCGCCGACGCCGATGTGCGCGGCACCGTCAAGAAGATGGGCATCGAGATCGCCGGCGGGCAGGACCACCTCAAGGGCAAGATCTTCCGCATCGGTTCGATGGGTGCGGTCAGCGCCCCGGAGATCCTCGCCACCCTCGCCGCAGTCCAGCACGCACTCCGCAAGGCCGGCGTCGCCGGTGTGGGTGACGGTGTCGAGGCCGCGGCAGAGGTGCTGAACCCATGA
- a CDS encoding GIY-YIG nuclease family protein, with protein MRGIYCLVFQNRAVTLGIGALGEVAFREGWHLYVGSAQGPGGLGARVGRHVHLAADKDRRPRWHVDRLLLSGAFVLRGAVCAATDDDLECGLAAAIGGEAVEGFGCSDCRCFSHLFYRPDEPFTEVADAFTAIRLDPRIRKTNMGGCHLNV; from the coding sequence ATGAGAGGGATCTATTGCCTGGTCTTCCAGAACCGGGCCGTCACCCTCGGGATCGGAGCCCTCGGCGAGGTGGCGTTCAGGGAGGGGTGGCACCTCTATGTCGGGTCGGCCCAGGGGCCTGGTGGGCTTGGGGCCAGGGTAGGTCGCCACGTCCACCTCGCAGCGGATAAGGATCGACGGCCGCGCTGGCACGTCGACCGCCTTCTCCTCTCAGGCGCCTTCGTCCTCAGGGGAGCGGTGTGCGCAGCGACCGACGATGACCTCGAGTGCGGACTTGCCGCCGCGATCGGGGGCGAAGCGGTCGAAGGGTTCGGGTGCAGCGACTGCCGGTGCTTTTCTCATCTCTTCTACCGCCCTGACGAGCCGTTCACTGAAGTTGCCGACGCCTTTACCGCGATCAGGCTTGATCCGAGGATCAGAAAGACCAATATGGGTGGATGCCATCTCAATGTATGA
- the ribH gene encoding 6,7-dimethyl-8-ribityllumazine synthase, producing MTIKLGFVVAEFNRDITYMMEIEGREHAKFLGAEVTECFYVPGAYDMPLAIKKMLEDGKVDAVVTVGCVIEGATQHDEIVVQHAARKIIDLSLEYNKPVALGISGPGMTRLEANERIDYAKRAVESAVKMVQRLG from the coding sequence ATGACAATCAAACTTGGCTTCGTCGTGGCGGAGTTCAACCGCGACATCACCTATATGATGGAGATCGAGGGCCGGGAGCACGCAAAGTTCCTGGGCGCAGAGGTGACCGAGTGCTTCTACGTGCCTGGCGCCTACGACATGCCCCTTGCGATCAAGAAGATGCTGGAAGACGGGAAGGTCGACGCCGTCGTGACCGTCGGCTGCGTCATCGAGGGTGCGACGCAGCACGACGAGATCGTGGTCCAGCACGCCGCCCGCAAGATCATCGACCTCTCCCTCGAGTACAACAAGCCCGTGGCCCTCGGGATCTCCGGGCCCGGCATGACCAGACTCGAGGCCAACGAGCGGATCGACTATGCAAAGCGTGCGGTCGAGTCGGCCGTCAAGATGGTGCAGAGATTAGGATGA